The region TGAAATTCCACTTGATCTGACGCTTCTTGTTTTGATTTCCCATATTAGGTCGGTTTGTTGGACCTTTAGGCCTCCACAGCTTATCAGCTAAATAGAAACGCCACCAAAGCAGACAACTAGAAATCACTTACGTCCCACCGGTGACCTGAATGCTGGCGACACGGTCCTGGAAGCCATAAGACCACAGACTTGGAATGTCCTCATCGCACACCTCCATCTTACGACCCTCGAAGTTTGTACATTCAAACAGACAAATCTTGTGGTCCTGGGGGTCCTATAAGAGAATTGAAACACATTTCAGTTAATAACTGGCTCCTTACAGATCTTTGTGGAGCTTCTTGTCCATTCACTGCCCTAGATTTTAGCCATTAAAGAAATTAAATCAAAGTCTGTGAAGCACAAAGCTAGGAAGTGTTGTGTAATATTGATTTAAATAGAAAACACTGAATGCTTGCAGTTATctggattttttcttttaaatcatcaGTTTGAAATGGAAATGTCAGCTAATAAAAGCTTTAATCCAAAAATACAGGCAGTGAAATGAGTCTATAAATATTCGTATAACTGCAACCATGAAAAGCACTTTCCTCTGTGCCAATAAAAGATGGATGAGAGGCTAAGATGGATGAGAGGTGCAAATGGAGGTtgacagcagaaacaaaatCAGCACTTGCAGccacaacagacagaaaaacaacccaCCCCAGGCCGACCATGACTTACCATTCTGACGGGCCTGATGGACATGATGCGGTCACACCTGTAGCTGTTGGACCAGGTGTCCCAGCGAGGATACTCTCCCCTCTCCAGCATGAACATCTCCCCGGTCATGTTCTGCTGCTCAAAACCCATCCAGCTgggcacacagacagacagatatttAACTTGTACTCGGTTAAAGAGAGGGCACACTGAATTAATATAAATTTGAATGGTGAATTTGGTGACTTACGGTCCACATTCGACCCTGATGGAGCCGATTCTTTCAAATCCCTTCTCACACAGGTTGCGGCACTCTGCGAACAGGTCCATCCTACGGCCCTGGAAGTTCTCGAATTCATAGAGGTATATCTGAAGAGCAAAACAAACTGCAGGCGTTAATTTCTCAGGACGAACATTTTGGATATCTAAACACTGACTTTTGCTGTTTACAGTGATTAGGAATTTTCAAAAATAGCTGTACCTTGTGATTACGCAGCCCGATGGCAGAGTGGCTGCCAATGCTGCCTTGAGCACCTGAGTGAGACATGATCAGAtctagaaaaaaagaaaacaaggctGAAAACCAACATTCATGCCTGTATGTTTCATGAAGAACGTTTTGATATTTGAACAGTCAATTTGAAAAGTCAATATGAAGATGTTCACATCTTTAAAACAGGCAAAACTGGCTCAGAGACGTATTGTTTCTTGAAAAATTCATCATTTAAGTAACTTTTCTAGTTATGATAATGTACCTTTTTGTTAGACGTAACTGAACTGGGCCTAATTAATCTGTATTCTTAAGAAGCGTTTACTGACACCAAGCAGAAAAGCAGCGTTTTAAATCAGTTTGATCTCTGACCACACCCTTCACCACTGATGGTGCTCTGTTGCATTAGTACAGTGACTTTATAAGTTACTGACAAACACTGGAGTACATCACTGAGGAACAAAGTAAGAACTGAAACTACCAGAGATTAacaaaagttggatttctaGGTCATAATAAGGCATTCAATAAGGTTGAATGACATTGTGAAAATAGTCGACCATATTATAACATACCAAACTTAAACCTCAAACTGTGTCTTACTTTGTATTTCTCTACCTGGCTTAGATTTTAAACATGAAACTGATGAAAGTTAGGCAAATATCAGCAATAATGTGAGCTCAAGCATTTCTGAGACATTATTCTGTTAAcataattctttgttttttgtaaaaatggattttaactGACTGCTCTTGAATGTTTTCGTCCATCCCAAGATTTCATTAGCAAAATGTCCTCAAAGTTCTATTTTAAATCTGCAAGCACATCCtctattgtttcattttttcccacAAGAGCAAGAATATTCAGTAGCAACCCATAAAACATATCAAATGTGTCAAAACCTGCTCTGGTTCATGTTtaagaaaataatatttaggacagcacagtttccttcttattaaaaaaatctcaGGGTTACAAGTgacactgaaataaataattaaccctgctgctgttttttaagTCGAAATTCTACCTACTAAGTCCAGAGTTAAGGTTTGGTTCTGTTAGTCCAAAGCGCGAGCAGACAGGAAAACTCTTCCTTGGGGTTAGGGTTAAAATCCAATTATTCTATCAGTTTTTAAAGAGTTAGAACATCTTGAAATGGAAACTTACAGTTACAATTGATGCCTGAAACGGACCGACCTTTGGAGAAAGTGATGGACGCAGGCCTTGTGAGTGgggatatatatatacattcaCATCCAGCCCGAGTCTATAGAGGCAGGATTCtggcttctgattggctgagagctATTTGGAACATGATgtaaggtcagaggtcacactCCTTATCTGTGGACAAGTTGTGCTGACTCAGCTGCCTGTTTTGTTGTCCAGCACCATTGTGGCCGACTGAGGACAGTCACTGCCATCAGCAGAAAGTTTGCGtgctttaacacacacacacacacacacacacacacacacacacacacacacacacacacacacacacacacacacacacacacacacacacacacacacacacacacacacacacacacacacagttacttTTGCAGCCACAACTCTCACACTCTGTCTCTAACGTTCTT is a window of Acanthochromis polyacanthus isolate Apoly-LR-REF ecotype Palm Island chromosome 13, KAUST_Apoly_ChrSc, whole genome shotgun sequence DNA encoding:
- the crybb1l3 gene encoding crystallin, beta B1, like 3, which produces MSHSGAQGSIGSHSAIGLRNHKIYLYEFENFQGRRMDLFAECRNLCEKGFERIGSIRVECGPWMGFEQQNMTGEMFMLERGEYPRWDTWSNSYRCDRIMSIRPVRMDPQDHKICLFECTNFEGRKMEVCDEDIPSLWSYGFQDRVASIQVTGGTWVGYQYPGYRGFQYVFEMGSFKHWNEWGAHHPQIQSIRRVRDMQTHRRGCFEFTA